A region from the Caldisericaceae bacterium genome encodes:
- the tsf gene encoding translation elongation factor Ts, whose amino-acid sequence MSIDLIKELRARTGAGIADCKKALEESNQDIEKAIEILRVKGLAKAVKKSGRITNEGIIVSYIHPGAQLGVLVEVNSETDFVARTEEFKQLADDIALQIAASSPEFVSREDVPQEVIEKEKEIYRKQLEEEGKPANVIEKIIEGKIENFFKERCLLEQEYLKDESKTIEDLIKEYIAKFGENITVRRFVRFKVGA is encoded by the coding sequence ATGAGTATAGATTTAATTAAAGAACTTAGAGCAAGAACAGGAGCCGGTATTGCCGATTGCAAGAAGGCACTTGAAGAATCAAATCAAGATATTGAGAAGGCTATTGAAATTTTAAGAGTAAAAGGTCTTGCAAAAGCGGTTAAGAAATCTGGCAGGATAACCAATGAAGGAATAATAGTTAGTTATATCCATCCAGGTGCACAGCTTGGTGTGTTGGTTGAAGTTAATAGTGAAACTGATTTTGTTGCAAGAACTGAAGAGTTTAAACAGTTGGCAGATGATATCGCTCTTCAAATTGCCGCATCTTCTCCTGAATTTGTCTCAAGAGAAGATGTTCCACAAGAAGTGATTGAAAAAGAAAAAGAAATTTATAGAAAACAGCTCGAAGAAGAAGGAAAACCTGCAAATGTTATCGAAAAAATTATAGAAGGCAAAATTGAAAACTTCTTTAAAGAGCGCTGTTTGCTTGAGCAGGAGTATTTAAAAGATGAGAGTAAAACAATTGAAGACCTGATTAAAGAGTACATCGCAAAATTTGGTGAAAATATTACCGTAAGAAGATTTGTTAGGTTTAAGGTAGGTGCTTGA
- the pyrH gene encoding UMP kinase: protein MQPYKRIILKLSGEALEDEDGKGISNSTLNNLAFQIKELFLSGIEVGIVIGGGNILRGAEAEKLGIDRATGDYMGMLATIINALAIQNSLLKLGVDARVMSSFTIPEVAEPYILAKAQAHFLKKRIIIFAGGTGLPFFTTDTTAALRALELKADALFKATKVDAIYSDDPMKNANAIRYETITYTEFLLKDLKVMDATAVSLCRDFKLPIILFSIKGENMLLKAVLEGKVGTIIKED, encoded by the coding sequence TTGCAACCATATAAAAGGATAATTCTCAAACTAAGTGGTGAAGCTTTAGAGGATGAAGACGGAAAAGGTATAAGTAACTCTACTTTGAACAATCTTGCATTCCAAATTAAAGAGCTTTTTTTGTCTGGAATAGAAGTTGGTATTGTAATAGGTGGTGGAAATATCTTAAGAGGAGCAGAGGCAGAAAAACTTGGTATAGACAGAGCAACTGGCGATTATATGGGAATGCTTGCAACGATCATTAACGCTCTTGCTATCCAAAACTCCTTGTTAAAACTCGGTGTTGATGCAAGAGTTATGTCGTCATTCACTATCCCAGAAGTAGCAGAACCATATATCCTTGCAAAGGCCCAGGCTCATTTCTTAAAGAAACGTATAATAATATTTGCAGGAGGAACTGGCCTCCCATTTTTCACTACTGATACAACAGCAGCCCTTAGAGCATTAGAACTAAAAGCAGATGCACTATTTAAAGCAACTAAAGTTGATGCAATTTATTCAGATGATCCAATGAAAAATGCAAATGCTATTAGGTATGAGACGATTACTTATACAGAATTCTTGTTGAAAGATTTGAAGGTAATGGATGCAACTGCAGTTTCTTTATGTAGAGATTTTAAACTTCCTATCATACTTTTCAGCATAAAAGGGGAAAATATGCTTTTGAAAGCCGTACTAGAAGGTAAAGTAGGGACAATAATTAAGGAGGATTGA
- a CDS encoding isoprenyl transferase yields the protein MVEFSSVPVHVAIIMDGNGRWAKNKGLKRIEGHRVGVKVVKEIVEASLKIGIKFLTLFTFSTENWKRGEEEINFLFELFANSVKEYIPELKTNSIRLNVIGNLNQLPIFLRKAIDYAIKDTENGEKLTLTLAINYGARLEIVEAAKKAKSTDMEITEESFKNFLFTKDLPDPDLIIRTSGEMRLSNFLLYQAAYSELFFTKTLWPDFTKEEFLEIITEFNKRERRFGGV from the coding sequence ATGGTTGAGTTTTCTTCCGTTCCTGTTCATGTTGCAATCATAATGGATGGGAACGGAAGATGGGCAAAAAATAAAGGACTTAAACGTATTGAAGGACACAGAGTTGGCGTAAAGGTCGTAAAAGAAATTGTAGAAGCTTCTCTTAAGATCGGAATCAAATTTCTTACTCTTTTTACCTTTTCTACAGAAAACTGGAAAAGAGGAGAAGAGGAAATAAACTTTTTATTTGAATTATTTGCTAATTCTGTAAAAGAATACATTCCAGAACTTAAAACAAACTCAATTAGGTTGAATGTTATAGGAAATTTAAACCAGTTACCAATTTTTTTAAGAAAAGCTATAGATTATGCTATAAAAGATACAGAAAATGGTGAAAAATTAACTTTAACTCTTGCAATAAATTACGGTGCTCGCCTTGAAATAGTCGAAGCAGCAAAGAAAGCAAAATCAACTGATATGGAAATTACTGAGGAGAGTTTTAAGAACTTTTTGTTTACAAAAGATCTTCCAGATCCTGACCTTATAATAAGGACAAGCGGGGAAATGCGGCTAAGTAATTTTTTACTTTATCAAGCTGCTTACTCTGAGCTATTTTTTACAAAAACCCTTTGGCCTGATTTCACAAAAGAAGAATTTCTTGAAATAATTACTGAATTTAATAAAAGAGAAAGAAGATTCGGTGGGGTATAA
- the frr gene encoding ribosome recycling factor has product MNFEVEKNIYKEVEEKMKKALEVMEKEFAKIMVTRITPEILDPVKVEAYGTLMPLKQVATISSPKPRVLSVEPWDKSLLKEIERAILKANLGVTPQNDGSVIVLPFPKLTEEERQKFVVQVKKLAEEFREEIRAIRRDEIEKVKTLEKNKEISEDDKFRMQEKIQQLTEKYIKLIDERLEKKEKEILEI; this is encoded by the coding sequence ATGAATTTTGAGGTAGAGAAAAACATTTATAAAGAAGTAGAAGAAAAGATGAAGAAGGCTCTTGAGGTAATGGAAAAAGAGTTTGCAAAGATTATGGTTACACGAATTACACCCGAAATTTTAGACCCTGTTAAAGTAGAAGCTTATGGAACTCTAATGCCCTTGAAGCAAGTTGCAACTATCTCTTCGCCAAAGCCAAGAGTTTTATCCGTTGAGCCGTGGGATAAGTCTCTTTTGAAAGAAATTGAGAGGGCGATTCTAAAAGCTAACCTTGGTGTTACACCTCAAAACGACGGAAGTGTTATTGTTCTTCCTTTTCCAAAATTAACTGAAGAAGAAAGGCAAAAATTTGTAGTACAGGTAAAAAAGCTTGCTGAAGAATTTAGAGAAGAGATAAGAGCAATCCGAAGGGATGAAATTGAAAAAGTAAAGACGCTTGAGAAGAATAAAGAAATTTCAGAAGACGATAAGTTTAGAATGCAAGAAAAAATTCAGCAGCTTACTGAGAAATACATAAAGTTAATTGATGAAAGATTAGAGAAAAAGGAAAAGGAGATCTTAGAAATTTAA
- the rpsB gene encoding 30S ribosomal protein S2 — MSVVTMKELLEAGVHFGHQVKRWDPRMKEYIFTKRNGIHIFDLRLTAKKIEEAYNFVVNISKEGGKIVFVGTKKAAQDIVKEEAERCGMFYVNERWVGGLLTNFQTVRRSINRLKELETMESEGYLSTISVKERVKLERELAKLRKLYEGVKDMVTLPWAIFVTDTHKERSAILEAKKIRIPVIGICDTNSNPEDVDYCIPGNDDAIRSLRLLTSIVANAVIEGREGKVDREEIVEEQPQEEVMVDEDFNFEDYEDYKG; from the coding sequence ATGAGTGTTGTTACAATGAAAGAATTACTAGAGGCTGGTGTTCATTTCGGACATCAGGTGAAACGCTGGGATCCTAGAATGAAAGAGTACATTTTTACAAAAAGAAACGGTATCCACATTTTTGATCTAAGACTTACAGCTAAAAAAATTGAAGAGGCTTACAATTTTGTAGTCAACATTTCAAAAGAAGGCGGTAAAATTGTCTTTGTCGGCACAAAAAAAGCAGCTCAGGACATTGTAAAAGAAGAAGCAGAAAGATGTGGCATGTTCTATGTAAATGAACGATGGGTTGGTGGTTTGCTTACTAACTTTCAAACGGTAAGGAGAAGTATTAATAGGTTGAAGGAACTTGAAACAATGGAATCTGAAGGTTACCTTTCAACAATCTCTGTAAAGGAAAGAGTTAAACTTGAAAGAGAACTTGCAAAGTTAAGAAAACTCTATGAAGGTGTAAAAGATATGGTTACCTTACCTTGGGCAATTTTTGTAACCGATACCCATAAGGAGAGAAGTGCCATATTAGAAGCTAAAAAAATAAGAATTCCTGTAATTGGAATTTGCGATACAAATTCTAATCCAGAAGATGTTGACTATTGCATCCCTGGAAACGACGATGCAATTAGGTCTTTGAGACTTTTAACTTCGATTGTTGCAAATGCAGTGATTGAAGGTAGAGAAGGTAAAGTCGATCGTGAAGAAATTGTTGAAGAACAACCCCAGGAAGAAGTTATGGTAGATGAAGACTTCAATTTTGAAGATTATGAAGATTATAAAGGATAG
- the rseP gene encoding RIP metalloprotease RseP → MLTVIYGILIISFLALAHEFGHFVAARLSKIPVEEFAIGFGKTIFSKKFKDGMVFKIGVLPILGYVKIKGMEDNFDAEDGFYNRSALQKIFTISAGPLMNIIVAILIFSLVFATFGNPLSPTTTIASVVQGSPAEIAGLKQGDKILEINGVSIDSWEELVQKVQQNKDRTATFVIERNGNKLTFSIAPKFESTQQKWMIGISPRGEKYPVYRSIIEAFKWAFESLFLMFKFIPQLFTRVGISSVSGPIGIIAMTGTAASGGFLSLLFFVAYISIALAFTNLLPVPPLDGSWLVLIIFEAITRKRIPAEKTSRIQSIALMIILGLMFIVSINDILKLFNK, encoded by the coding sequence ATGTTAACCGTAATATATGGTATTTTAATTATTTCATTCCTTGCTTTAGCTCACGAATTCGGTCACTTTGTTGCTGCGCGCTTATCAAAAATTCCCGTTGAGGAATTTGCAATTGGCTTCGGTAAGACTATTTTTAGCAAAAAATTTAAAGATGGTATGGTGTTTAAGATTGGCGTCTTACCCATCCTGGGATACGTAAAAATAAAAGGAATGGAAGATAATTTTGACGCAGAAGATGGATTCTACAACAGGAGTGCCTTGCAAAAAATTTTTACAATAAGTGCAGGACCATTGATGAATATCATCGTTGCAATACTTATTTTCTCTCTAGTATTTGCAACATTTGGAAATCCACTTTCACCGACAACGACCATTGCTTCCGTAGTGCAAGGAAGTCCTGCAGAAATTGCGGGGTTGAAGCAAGGAGATAAAATTTTAGAAATTAATGGAGTTAGTATTGACAGTTGGGAAGAATTAGTTCAAAAAGTTCAACAAAATAAAGATAGAACTGCTACATTTGTAATTGAGAGAAACGGAAATAAATTAACTTTCTCTATTGCTCCAAAATTTGAAAGCACGCAACAAAAGTGGATGATTGGTATTTCTCCTAGAGGAGAAAAGTACCCCGTTTATAGGTCAATTATAGAAGCCTTTAAATGGGCATTCGAAAGCCTTTTTTTAATGTTTAAATTCATTCCCCAACTCTTTACACGTGTAGGAATATCTTCGGTGTCGGGTCCAATAGGCATTATTGCAATGACTGGCACTGCAGCTTCTGGTGGTTTTCTAAGTCTTTTGTTTTTTGTTGCCTATATAAGTATAGCTTTAGCCTTTACAAATTTACTACCTGTTCCCCCACTTGACGGAAGCTGGCTTGTTTTAATTATTTTTGAAGCGATAACTCGGAAAAGAATCCCTGCAGAAAAAACATCAAGAATTCAAAGTATTGCTTTAATGATAATTCTCGGATTAATGTTCATTGTTAGTATTAATGATATTTTGAAGCTATTCAACAAATGA
- a CDS encoding DUF401 family protein — MNNLLLLLGVIVLIAFLIRFKISVAISVFIASIFVAVFKGIINQFPRLILETISQIDTINMILVIIIVTYLGELLKASHFLDEITENFKKILPAKAFIPLLPMTIGLIPMPGGALVSAPMVGDGARDLSIKDEEKALLNFWFRHVWEPISPLYPEFLLGVSTLGVSIIDVLKVQWIVSFGMLISGIVVITPHINNSSNDIEKINVKILLSLLKIFSPIIVIFAFILIFKELPSFIALFVGLVYVILLKKINFKTLVKSFIYKKILEYVLLIFSIFLLREIINYTRFAQSVYNELTLLNVPQALILFFLPLSIGFLTGVSSASIGITYPLLMPLLKTNGTIISSNLLIAYYGVWTALLFTPTHLCLSLSVEYFKASFYIFYKKMLPVFLILTVFIIFWCIVLL, encoded by the coding sequence ATGAATAATTTATTATTACTTTTAGGTGTTATTGTTTTAATTGCGTTTCTAATAAGATTTAAGATTAGTGTCGCTATATCAGTTTTTATAGCTTCAATTTTTGTTGCGGTATTCAAAGGTATTATAAATCAATTTCCAAGACTTATTTTAGAAACAATCTCACAGATTGATACAATAAACATGATTTTAGTAATTATCATAGTTACCTACTTGGGTGAGCTACTTAAAGCTTCTCACTTTTTAGATGAAATCACTGAAAATTTTAAAAAGATACTCCCGGCAAAGGCTTTTATACCTTTATTACCTATGACAATAGGCCTTATTCCAATGCCAGGTGGTGCGCTTGTTTCTGCCCCAATGGTAGGAGATGGAGCAAGGGATTTATCCATAAAAGACGAGGAAAAAGCACTTCTTAACTTCTGGTTCAGACATGTTTGGGAACCCATTTCACCACTATACCCAGAATTTTTGCTTGGTGTTTCTACGTTAGGAGTTTCCATTATTGATGTTCTTAAAGTCCAATGGATAGTAAGTTTTGGCATGCTTATTAGCGGTATTGTCGTTATCACTCCACATATTAATAATTCTAGTAATGATATTGAAAAGATTAACGTCAAGATACTTTTATCGCTTTTAAAAATTTTTTCACCAATTATTGTTATATTTGCCTTTATTCTAATCTTTAAAGAGCTGCCGAGTTTTATTGCACTATTTGTAGGGCTTGTGTATGTAATTCTCCTTAAAAAGATAAACTTTAAAACTCTTGTAAAATCATTTATATACAAAAAAATCTTGGAATACGTTCTCTTAATATTCTCAATTTTTCTTTTAAGAGAAATCATAAATTACACGAGATTTGCACAAAGCGTATATAACGAGCTAACACTTCTTAATGTGCCTCAAGCTCTTATACTTTTTTTCTTACCACTTTCAATAGGTTTTCTAACAGGTGTTTCATCTGCATCGATTGGAATAACTTATCCGCTTTTAATGCCACTTCTTAAAACAAATGGTACCATAATTTCAAGTAATCTACTTATAGCTTACTATGGAGTTTGGACTGCGCTTCTTTTTACTCCAACTCACCTCTGCCTTTCTTTGAGTGTTGAATACTTTAAGGCTTCCTTTTACATTTTTTACAAAAAAATGCTTCCTGTTTTTTTGATACTAACGGTTTTTATAATTTTTTGGTGCATAGTGCTACTTTAA
- a CDS encoding S-layer homology domain-containing protein gives MLDALRNGEPFFDIGEGYKYINEVKTLKQLGIIKGDGKGNLRPFECIKS, from the coding sequence TTGCTTGATGCTTTAAGAAATGGCGAGCCTTTTTTTGATATTGGAGAAGGTTATAAATACATAAATGAAGTAAAAACATTAAAACAACTTGGAATTATTAAAGGCGATGGCAAGGGTAATTTAAGACCATTTGAATGCATTAAAAGTTAA
- the ispG gene encoding flavodoxin-dependent (E)-4-hydroxy-3-methylbut-2-enyl-diphosphate synthase, with product MRNKKLVRIGDLTIGGNNPIYVQSMTKTDTRDVKSTVEQILLLEDYGCEIVRVAVKDREAALKLKEIKKMIHIPLVADIHFDPQLALLSIENGADKIRLNPSNIINEEWIKKIATSCKERGIPIRVGSNLGSFRNRPKNIVEALVKSVKKEIDILHAVDFDDIVISAKTSDPLLTIEVNRKIDEMFVYPIHLGVTEAGPLRESLIKSSVGVGILLHEGIGDTLRISITGDPVEEVIAGFGILKTLKLRNFGLNIISCPMCGRAEVDIEEIVRKLQKDFIKAKKPINVAVMGCVVNGPGEAKDADIGVACGKNSGVLFKKGEIVKTLIGEEIYPVLKKEVEEILNS from the coding sequence ATGAGAAACAAAAAATTAGTTAGAATAGGAGACCTCACTATAGGGGGTAATAACCCAATATATGTGCAATCAATGACAAAAACAGACACAAGAGATGTAAAATCTACAGTTGAGCAAATTCTTTTACTTGAGGATTACGGTTGTGAAATTGTTCGAGTTGCTGTAAAAGACAGAGAAGCAGCTTTAAAATTAAAAGAAATAAAGAAAATGATTCATATTCCTCTTGTTGCAGATATTCATTTTGATCCGCAACTTGCATTGTTGTCCATAGAAAATGGAGCAGACAAAATTAGGCTAAATCCTTCTAACATAATAAATGAAGAGTGGATTAAAAAGATTGCAACATCGTGTAAAGAACGTGGTATTCCTATAAGAGTGGGTTCAAATCTAGGTTCATTTAGAAATAGACCAAAGAATATTGTGGAGGCTCTTGTTAAAAGCGTTAAAAAGGAAATTGATATATTGCACGCTGTTGATTTTGATGATATAGTAATATCAGCAAAAACTTCTGACCCATTACTTACTATTGAAGTAAATAGAAAAATTGATGAAATGTTTGTTTACCCCATTCACCTTGGTGTAACAGAAGCTGGCCCCCTAAGAGAATCGCTTATTAAAAGCAGTGTGGGCGTAGGGATTCTTCTCCACGAAGGTATTGGAGATACACTTAGGATTTCAATAACTGGTGATCCAGTTGAAGAGGTAATTGCTGGGTTCGGTATATTAAAAACTCTAAAGTTGAGAAACTTTGGTTTAAACATAATTTCTTGTCCTATGTGTGGAAGAGCTGAGGTAGATATAGAAGAAATAGTAAGAAAACTTCAGAAAGACTTTATCAAAGCAAAAAAACCTATTAATGTTGCAGTGATGGGTTGTGTGGTAAATGGCCCTGGTGAAGCAAAGGATGCAGACATTGGTGTTGCTTGCGGAAAGAACTCAGGGGTGCTATTTAAAAAGGGAGAAATTGTTAAAACACTAATAGGAGAAGAAATTTATCCTGTATTAAAAAAAGAGGTAGAAGAAATATTGAATTCGTAA
- a CDS encoding DUF5655 domain-containing protein, whose translation MDIYSIKDGNLTHIEEVDFKLEKDIQKICDDNLKELFGLEFVKAQFTIQNFRIDTLAFDEKAKAFVVIEYKKDENFSVIDQGYAYLSLVLNNKAECVLVYNESKKKPIKKDDVDWTQTRVVFIAPSFTTYQIQSINFKDLPIELWEIKKYANETISIEQIQSFGASESIKTLTNKSKTFANVSKEIKVYTEDDHLLYVPDEIKELYEKFKASVLSIGSDIKIKPKKKYIAFVSKSNFTDVEIHKKELKVYLNLKKGELYDPKGLARDISEVGHWGNGDYQLKISSDEEMDYILSLVKQSYKKNSV comes from the coding sequence ATGGACATTTATTCGATAAAAGATGGAAATTTAACTCATATAGAAGAAGTTGATTTTAAACTGGAAAAGGACATTCAGAAAATATGTGATGATAATCTCAAAGAATTGTTTGGCTTGGAATTTGTGAAAGCTCAGTTTACAATCCAAAATTTTAGAATTGATACTCTTGCATTTGACGAGAAGGCAAAGGCGTTTGTTGTAATTGAATATAAAAAGGACGAGAACTTTAGTGTTATAGACCAGGGATACGCATACCTATCTTTGGTGCTTAATAATAAGGCTGAGTGTGTCCTTGTATACAATGAGAGTAAGAAAAAGCCAATTAAAAAGGATGATGTGGATTGGACACAAACAAGAGTAGTGTTTATTGCTCCGTCATTTACAACATATCAGATACAATCAATAAACTTTAAGGATTTGCCGATAGAATTATGGGAAATAAAGAAGTATGCAAATGAAACAATAAGTATTGAGCAAATACAATCGTTTGGAGCAAGTGAATCAATAAAAACACTTACCAATAAAAGCAAAACTTTTGCTAACGTTAGTAAAGAGATTAAAGTTTATACTGAAGATGACCATTTGTTATACGTTCCAGATGAGATAAAAGAGCTTTACGAAAAGTTTAAGGCATCTGTGCTATCAATTGGCAGCGATATCAAAATCAAGCCGAAAAAGAAATACATAGCATTTGTTAGTAAATCAAATTTTACGGATGTAGAGATCCACAAGAAAGAATTAAAAGTTTATTTGAATCTTAAAAAAGGTGAGTTATATGACCCAAAGGGTTTAGCAAGGGACATTTCTGAGGTTGGCCATTGGGGAAATGGAGATTATCAATTAAAAATCAGTAGCGATGAGGAGATGGATTACATTCTCTCATTAGTTAAACAGTCCTACAAGAAAAATTCTGTCTAA
- a CDS encoding DNA double-strand break repair nuclease NurA — protein MKFSNEDYKSFEKFSQYFNEILEEIEKVIIFLKETLNKVDHFPKEMNHTSYAEFIGNFKQKPINRKTPLDYSILAVDGSNFPVNEEIYLPFFGISVASVFEKFGEKPTFDRTSKFKLFYKPQEIFSEDGKLLTKEEINIKMLLEESKFLSKKLEDYKPHYALFDGSLILWGLMSPLKYDPNNVVEFEKFILKAKSLHIPIAGIISGSRSKEIINTLSLYLKENNFEKFVKYRSLINSIFDIQLMDKVLENNSISSLFKVNKYLLKNYSENIYFFFLKTEYEVLRVEIPEFVIDEIDRLSTIVLDQVKKGAGYPVILQLAHQEAVINDEIKAFINNLIFKNYKDKNIFNQKLLSKLRKRI, from the coding sequence ATGAAATTCAGTAACGAAGACTACAAATCTTTTGAAAAATTTAGCCAATATTTTAACGAAATTTTAGAAGAAATCGAAAAAGTTATAATTTTTTTAAAAGAAACTTTAAACAAGGTAGACCATTTTCCTAAAGAAATGAACCATACTTCCTATGCAGAATTTATAGGAAACTTCAAACAAAAGCCCATTAATCGTAAAACCCCCCTAGATTATTCAATTCTTGCAGTGGATGGTTCTAATTTTCCTGTAAATGAGGAGATTTACCTTCCTTTCTTTGGGATAAGCGTAGCTTCTGTTTTCGAAAAGTTTGGTGAAAAACCAACATTTGATAGAACTTCAAAATTCAAACTATTTTATAAACCACAGGAGATATTTTCAGAAGATGGTAAACTATTAACAAAAGAGGAAATTAATATAAAAATGTTGTTAGAAGAAAGTAAATTTCTAAGCAAAAAGCTTGAAGACTATAAGCCTCACTATGCTCTATTTGATGGTTCCTTAATTTTATGGGGATTAATGAGTCCTTTAAAATACGATCCTAACAATGTTGTTGAATTTGAAAAATTTATCCTTAAAGCAAAATCGCTACACATACCTATTGCAGGAATCATTAGTGGTTCAAGGTCTAAAGAAATTATCAATACACTATCACTTTATCTAAAAGAGAATAATTTCGAGAAATTTGTCAAATACCGCAGTTTAATAAATTCAATTTTTGATATTCAACTCATGGATAAAGTTTTAGAAAATAATTCAATATCAAGCCTTTTTAAGGTAAATAAATACTTACTTAAAAACTACAGTGAAAATATATACTTCTTTTTTCTCAAAACAGAATACGAAGTTTTAAGAGTAGAAATTCCAGAATTTGTAATAGACGAAATAGACAGACTATCAACAATCGTTTTGGACCAAGTTAAAAAAGGGGCAGGTTATCCTGTAATTTTACAACTTGCCCATCAAGAAGCAGTTATTAATGACGAAATAAAAGCTTTTATCAACAACCTGATTTTTAAAAATTATAAAGATAAAAATATTTTTAATCAAAAGCTCCTATCAAAACTTAGGAAGAGAATTTAA
- a CDS encoding CPBP family intramembrane metalloprotease, which yields MFPKEMSYRNTYIFGVVYALCFLISAAVINYFTWSPGPTEANSKLFIFAIIFWTLQYLPIFIFTKYADWKIKDFGYVLNYKVLAFTAFVVVISMLTAIFNMHNLYVNYINVKSFINVLVETYARTGEEVFTRGFLYELIFRLFKNKKRPWLWAILISSICFAIVHTQTFLPESGTRMIDVFEAALLLSLIRYWTGSILPGIVIHIAIELRNLSGVIGAIFGILFYYLFVFLAYKKGEDVIEKRA from the coding sequence ATGTTTCCAAAGGAGATGAGCTATAGAAATACCTACATTTTCGGAGTAGTGTATGCTCTTTGCTTTTTAATCTCTGCTGCAGTAATAAATTACTTTACCTGGTCTCCTGGACCCACTGAGGCTAATTCAAAACTTTTTATTTTTGCTATTATTTTCTGGACGTTACAATACTTGCCAATATTTATATTTACGAAATATGCTGATTGGAAAATAAAAGATTTTGGATATGTTCTGAATTACAAAGTTCTTGCATTCACTGCCTTTGTAGTTGTAATAAGTATGCTTACTGCTATCTTCAACATGCATAATCTATACGTTAATTATATTAATGTCAAAAGTTTTATAAATGTATTAGTAGAGACATATGCAAGAACAGGTGAAGAAGTGTTTACCCGTGGCTTTTTATACGAACTGATTTTTAGGTTATTCAAAAATAAAAAAAGACCATGGCTGTGGGCTATCTTGATTTCAAGTATTTGTTTTGCAATCGTTCATACACAGACTTTTCTTCCTGAAAGTGGAACAAGAATGATAGATGTATTTGAAGCAGCTTTATTACTCTCACTCATAAGATATTGGACAGGATCCATTCTTCCTGGGATTGTAATCCATATTGCAATAGAATTAAGAAATCTTTCTGGTGTGATTGGTGCGATTTTTGGTATTTTATTCTATTATCTATTTGTTTTCTTAGCTTATAAAAAAGGTGAAGATGTAATTGAGAAAAGAGCTTAA